From a single Miscanthus floridulus cultivar M001 chromosome 8, ASM1932011v1, whole genome shotgun sequence genomic region:
- the LOC136470372 gene encoding uncharacterized protein, with product MNAYYAKIKKLEGKFYSIEYHHVVRDQNQLADYLSKIGSSGIKIPPGVFVQDLLVPSIKEEKEVQEIPPVKQLVLIVPLPTADWREQFIKYLTNAEVPTDKIETEYLTRRSKHYMLVDGNLMRKSAKEGIL from the coding sequence atgaaCGCATACTACGCCAAAATcaagaagcttgaagggaagttctacagtATCGAGTACCatcacgtggtacgagatcaaaatcagctcgccgactacctatccaagataggctcttctGGCATCAAGATTCCAcctggggtcttcgttcaagatctgttggtgccatccattaaggaagagaaggaagttcaagaaattccccccgtcaagcagctggtacttatagtacctttGCCGACcgctgattggagggaacagttcatcaagtacctcaccaacgcCGAAGTACCTACCGACAAGATTGAAACCGAATACCTAAcccgtcgaagcaagcattacatgctggtggacggGAACttaatgaggaaaagtgccaaggaagggatactgtag